A window of the Branchiibius hedensis genome harbors these coding sequences:
- a CDS encoding CoA transferase subunit A → MRDKLMTEDDVVARLSSGMTIGIGGWGSRRKPMSLVRAILRSDIRDLTVVTYGGPDAGLLCAAGRVRKLIFGFVSLDSIPLDPHFRAVRQAGGLEVEEYDEGMLQWGLYAAQLRLPFLPTRAGLGSDVMSANPHLRTVQDPYGGDETVAMPAIPLDVALVHLNRADRYGNAQYLGADPYFDDLYCAAATEAYVSVEQVVDTSKLANGEHHPATLLVPRMWVTGVVHAPGGAHFTSCEPDYGRDEAFQREYVRAAGDPQQWADFEQRFLSGDAETYWKAVEAWREESR, encoded by the coding sequence ATGCGCGACAAGCTGATGACCGAGGACGATGTCGTCGCTCGGCTGTCCTCGGGAATGACCATCGGCATCGGCGGTTGGGGCTCGCGGCGCAAACCGATGTCCCTCGTGCGGGCGATCCTTCGCTCGGACATCCGTGACCTCACCGTGGTCACCTACGGCGGCCCGGATGCCGGTCTGCTGTGCGCGGCCGGCCGGGTCCGCAAGCTGATCTTCGGGTTCGTCTCCCTCGACTCGATCCCGTTGGATCCGCACTTCCGGGCCGTTCGTCAGGCCGGGGGGCTCGAGGTAGAGGAGTACGACGAGGGCATGCTCCAGTGGGGTTTGTACGCCGCGCAGTTGCGGCTGCCCTTCCTGCCGACCCGCGCGGGGCTGGGTTCCGATGTCATGAGCGCGAATCCCCACCTGCGCACGGTGCAGGATCCCTACGGCGGCGACGAGACCGTGGCCATGCCCGCCATCCCGCTCGACGTCGCGCTGGTGCACCTCAACCGGGCCGACCGCTACGGCAACGCCCAATACCTCGGGGCGGACCCCTACTTCGACGATCTCTACTGCGCCGCCGCCACGGAGGCCTACGTGTCGGTGGAGCAGGTCGTGGACACCTCGAAGCTCGCCAACGGCGAGCACCACCCGGCGACCCTGCTCGTCCCGCGGATGTGGGTCACCGGCGTCGTCCATGCACCCGGTGGAGCGCACTTCACCTCGTGCGAGCCGGACTACGGTCGCGACGAGGCGTTCCAGCGCGAATACGTCCGCGCCGCAGGCGATCCCCAGCAATGGGCGGACTTCGAGCAGCGATTCCTCAGTGGTGATGCAGAGACCTATTGGAAGGCCGTCGAGGCCTGGCGGGAGGAGAGTCGATGA
- a CDS encoding SDR family oxidoreductase — protein sequence MTIPPPPAPPAPRDLLADKVVVVTAAAGTGIGYATAQRAAQEGAQVVISDRHERRLAEAAERLATDTGSAPLAVPCDVTDQVQIDALMDAAVEQHGRIDVLVNNAGLGGTASVVDMTDEQWDSVIAVTLTSCFKATRAALRHMVPAGRGIIVNNASVIGWRAQAGQAHYAAAKAGVMALTRCAALDVAEHGIRINAVAPSIAMHPFLAKVTTDELLEHLAAQEAFGRPAEPWEVATVIAFLASDYSTYMTGEVVSVSSQHP from the coding sequence ATGACCATTCCCCCTCCACCCGCACCGCCCGCCCCGCGGGACCTGCTCGCGGACAAGGTCGTCGTGGTCACGGCCGCCGCCGGCACCGGCATCGGCTACGCCACCGCGCAGCGAGCGGCGCAGGAAGGTGCGCAGGTGGTGATCTCCGATCGCCATGAGCGACGTCTGGCGGAGGCCGCTGAGCGCCTGGCGACCGACACCGGGTCGGCACCACTCGCCGTACCGTGCGACGTCACCGACCAGGTCCAGATCGACGCACTGATGGACGCGGCGGTCGAGCAGCACGGGCGGATCGACGTCCTGGTCAACAACGCCGGCCTCGGCGGCACGGCCAGCGTCGTGGATATGACTGACGAGCAATGGGATTCGGTCATTGCGGTCACCCTGACCAGCTGCTTCAAGGCGACCCGCGCGGCATTGCGACACATGGTCCCTGCCGGGCGTGGCATCATCGTCAACAACGCCAGCGTCATCGGCTGGCGCGCGCAGGCCGGGCAGGCGCACTACGCCGCGGCGAAGGCCGGGGTCATGGCGCTGACCCGCTGCGCCGCTCTGGACGTCGCCGAGCACGGGATCCGGATCAACGCAGTCGCCCCGTCGATCGCGATGCATCCCTTCCTGGCGAAGGTCACCACGGACGAGCTGTTGGAGCACCTCGCAGCGCAGGAGGCGTTCGGTCGGCCCGCGGAGCCGTGGGAGGTGGCCACGGTCATCGCCTTCCTCGCCAGCGACTACTCGACATACATGACCGGCGAGGTCGTGTCGGTCAGCAGCCAGCACCCCTGA
- a CDS encoding FadD3 family acyl-CoA ligase encodes MADTEVHSDPLTLPGVLRDTAARRPDQEALIDGPVRLTYAQLREAVDRFAQALLARGVRPGDRIGLWGPNQWQWVVAALGIQSTGAILVPVNTRFKGAEAQYVLRRSGAIALVAAHRFLQNDYVRMLAELPAAGPCADAGHAEAPEPLVPSLPAIHTIIAFDTYPGSGVLDWADFDALADDIPRQRVDERIAGIAPDDVADILFTSGTTGAPKGVMTTQVANVVVDRGWADLVGLLPDDRYLLVNPLFHSFGYRAGLIACLLRGATIVLQAVFDVEETIHIVQTEHISVFPGAPAIYTSILDHPGRAGRRLSSVRLVVTGAAVVPVALIERMKSELGFATIITAYGQTETCGTATVCPPDAPIEKIASTSGRAIPGTSLRISGPDGSELPTGEAGEILVRGANVMKGYWQDPAATAAAITPEGWLHTGDVGFLDADGYLTITDRIKDMFTVGGFNVYPAEVEQILVRHPAVSDCAVVGVPDARLGDVGRAYVTLRDGATVTGEELHTWAREQMANFKVPRSFQILPQLPRNAAGKVQKFRLTDVGE; translated from the coding sequence ATGGCGGACACCGAGGTCCACAGCGACCCCTTGACGCTGCCCGGGGTACTTCGCGACACGGCCGCGCGGCGCCCCGACCAGGAGGCGCTGATCGACGGCCCGGTGCGCCTGACGTACGCGCAGCTGCGTGAGGCAGTCGACCGCTTCGCACAGGCCCTGCTGGCGCGCGGGGTACGACCCGGCGACCGGATCGGCCTGTGGGGGCCCAACCAGTGGCAGTGGGTGGTTGCCGCCCTCGGCATCCAGTCCACGGGCGCCATCCTCGTCCCGGTCAACACCCGTTTCAAGGGTGCGGAGGCGCAGTACGTCCTGCGGCGTTCCGGTGCGATCGCGCTGGTCGCGGCCCATCGCTTCCTGCAGAACGACTACGTGCGCATGCTCGCCGAGTTGCCCGCCGCCGGACCGTGCGCCGACGCCGGGCACGCCGAAGCGCCCGAGCCGCTGGTGCCGTCGCTGCCGGCCATCCACACGATCATCGCGTTCGACACCTATCCCGGGTCCGGCGTCCTGGACTGGGCGGACTTCGATGCCCTGGCCGACGACATCCCGCGGCAACGCGTCGACGAGCGGATCGCTGGGATCGCACCCGACGACGTGGCGGACATCCTCTTCACCTCCGGCACCACCGGCGCTCCCAAGGGTGTGATGACCACCCAGGTGGCGAACGTCGTCGTCGACCGGGGGTGGGCCGACCTGGTCGGTCTACTGCCGGACGATCGCTATCTGCTGGTCAACCCGCTCTTCCACAGTTTCGGCTACCGGGCCGGCCTGATCGCGTGCCTCCTGCGCGGGGCCACGATCGTTCTGCAGGCGGTCTTCGACGTCGAGGAGACCATCCACATCGTCCAGACCGAGCACATCTCGGTCTTCCCCGGCGCACCGGCGATCTACACCTCGATCCTGGACCACCCGGGCCGCGCCGGCCGCCGGCTGTCCTCGGTGCGACTGGTCGTCACCGGAGCGGCCGTGGTCCCGGTTGCCCTCATCGAACGGATGAAGTCCGAACTGGGTTTCGCCACGATCATCACGGCGTACGGGCAGACCGAAACGTGCGGCACCGCGACGGTGTGCCCGCCCGATGCGCCGATCGAGAAGATCGCCTCAACCTCGGGCCGGGCGATCCCGGGCACCAGCCTGCGGATCAGCGGGCCGGACGGCTCCGAACTGCCGACGGGAGAAGCCGGCGAGATCCTCGTGCGCGGCGCCAACGTCATGAAGGGCTACTGGCAGGATCCGGCGGCGACCGCGGCAGCAATCACCCCGGAGGGCTGGCTGCACACCGGTGACGTCGGATTCCTGGACGCCGACGGCTACTTGACGATCACCGATCGCATCAAAGACATGTTCACGGTCGGCGGATTCAACGTCTACCCGGCCGAGGTCGAGCAGATTCTGGTGCGGCATCCGGCCGTTTCCGATTGCGCTGTAGTCGGCGTCCCTGACGCCCGACTCGGCGATGTCGGCCGGGCCTACGTCACGTTGCGCGATGGTGCCACCGTCACCGGTGAGGAGTTGCACACCTGGGCCCGCGAGCAGATGGCCAACTTCAAGGTTCCGCGCAGCTTCCAGATCCTGCCGCAGTTGCCGCGCAACGCGGCGGGCAAGGTCCAGAAGTTCCGACTGACGGACGTCGGCGAGTGA
- a CDS encoding CoA-transferase subunit beta, protein MTTTDNATGVIPATRAEHAVIACAETFRGGGEILASAFGIIPSIGVRLARSTFEPELLLSDGEANLVHGTGPIPGALPGPVEGFIPFRRIFDILWNGRRHVMMVPSQLDRYGNSNISAIGDHARPKVQLLGVRGAPGNSVCHPTSYWVPRHSTRVFVDRVDFVCGVGNDRAAANGPAASRYHDLRKIVTDLAVLGYREDGTIRLISVHPGVSVDDVVRATGFELGDTSEVTTTREPTPDELHLIREILDPMSLRDKEVPT, encoded by the coding sequence ATGACCACCACCGACAACGCGACGGGGGTCATCCCGGCCACACGCGCCGAACACGCCGTCATCGCCTGTGCCGAGACCTTCCGCGGCGGCGGGGAGATCCTCGCCAGTGCCTTCGGGATCATCCCCTCCATCGGCGTGCGACTGGCTCGTTCGACCTTCGAGCCGGAACTGCTGCTCTCCGACGGCGAAGCCAACCTAGTCCACGGCACCGGCCCGATCCCCGGCGCGTTGCCCGGCCCGGTGGAGGGCTTCATCCCGTTCCGGCGGATATTCGACATCCTCTGGAACGGCCGTCGCCACGTGATGATGGTGCCCAGTCAACTCGACCGGTACGGCAACTCGAACATCTCGGCCATCGGCGACCACGCCCGGCCCAAGGTGCAACTGCTCGGCGTCCGCGGCGCCCCTGGCAACTCTGTGTGCCACCCGACCAGCTACTGGGTGCCGCGCCATTCGACGCGAGTCTTCGTCGATCGGGTCGACTTCGTCTGCGGCGTGGGCAATGACCGGGCCGCGGCCAACGGCCCGGCCGCATCGCGGTATCACGACCTGCGCAAGATCGTCACCGACCTCGCAGTGCTCGGCTACCGCGAGGACGGGACGATCCGCTTGATCAGCGTGCATCCTGGGGTGTCGGTCGACGACGTCGTCCGGGCCACCGGATTCGAGCTCGGTGACACCTCCGAGGTCACCACCACCCGTGAGCCGACTCCCGACGAGCTCCACCTCATCCGAGAGATACTCGACCCCATGTCGTTGCGCGACAAGGAAGTCCCGACGTGA
- a CDS encoding NAD(P)H-dependent flavin oxidoreductase: MSDPLHTRLCDLVGVRYPIVQTAMGYVSDAKLTAATANAGGLGILSAALLDFEELAAAIADVASRTEAPFGVNLRADQPDAVRRIELLQRTGVRVASFALAPTKELIERCKDAGLVVIPSIGARRHAEKVASWGADAVLVQGGEGGGHTGQVPTSLLLPQVVDAVDIPVVAAGGYFDGRGLVAALAYGAQGIAMGTRFLLTSDSPVQPAVKEVYLQARVTDTVLTSEVDGVPQRVLRAGAVDRLLDTGPVRRLARAGRNALAFSKMSGTPLPQMLRQGLQLKQGNDLTWSQVVMAANAPMLYRSALLEGRSDEGVMATGQVVGLIDDIPSVAELVERIIVQARTTLARLGAEQPEVSA, from the coding sequence GTGAGCGATCCGCTGCACACCCGGCTGTGCGATCTGGTGGGAGTGCGCTACCCCATCGTGCAGACGGCGATGGGCTACGTCTCCGACGCCAAGCTCACGGCGGCCACCGCGAACGCCGGCGGTCTGGGAATCCTGTCAGCGGCCTTGCTCGACTTCGAGGAACTCGCGGCGGCGATCGCGGACGTTGCGTCCCGCACCGAGGCGCCCTTCGGCGTCAATCTGCGGGCCGACCAACCCGACGCGGTGCGCCGCATCGAGCTGCTGCAGCGGACCGGGGTGCGTGTCGCGTCGTTCGCGCTCGCGCCCACGAAAGAACTGATCGAGCGCTGCAAGGACGCCGGTTTGGTCGTCATCCCCTCGATCGGCGCGCGTCGGCATGCCGAGAAGGTCGCCTCGTGGGGTGCGGATGCGGTGCTGGTGCAAGGCGGTGAGGGTGGCGGCCACACCGGGCAGGTCCCGACCAGCCTGTTGCTGCCGCAAGTTGTAGACGCGGTGGACATCCCCGTGGTCGCGGCCGGCGGCTACTTCGACGGTCGCGGCCTCGTGGCCGCACTGGCCTACGGTGCGCAGGGCATCGCGATGGGCACCCGATTCCTGCTCACCAGCGACAGCCCGGTCCAGCCCGCGGTCAAGGAGGTCTACCTCCAGGCGCGCGTCACCGACACAGTTCTCACATCCGAGGTGGACGGCGTGCCGCAACGGGTGTTGCGCGCCGGTGCCGTCGACCGCCTGCTGGACACCGGCCCGGTCCGCCGGCTCGCACGGGCCGGCCGCAACGCACTGGCCTTCTCGAAGATGTCCGGCACTCCGCTGCCGCAGATGCTGCGGCAGGGTCTGCAGTTGAAGCAGGGCAACGACCTCACCTGGAGCCAGGTGGTGATGGCCGCCAATGCCCCGATGCTCTACCGCTCGGCCTTGTTGGAGGGTCGCAGTGACGAAGGAGTCATGGCGACCGGCCAGGTCGTCGGCCTCATCGACGACATCCCCAGCGTCGCCGAGTTGGTCGAGCGGATCATCGTCCAGGCCCGCACGACGCTCGCCCGGTTGGGTGCCGAGCAACCGGAAGTGAGCGCCTGA